In a single window of the Nicotiana tomentosiformis chromosome 10, ASM39032v3, whole genome shotgun sequence genome:
- the LOC138900122 gene encoding zinc finger BED domain-containing protein RICESLEEPER 2-like → MNKIIFIAFVLDPRNKFEYVSLALEELSGEEKGKKINVEVYAYMNSLFEEYLKKYSTGSCPQSPSSSTSSNNTSNTSSGSILTASLIRTKLHLKKQKEDNGSGGAKSELDKYINEEQEPFSEEFDILSWWKTHAPRFPILSELARDVLAIPISSVASKCAFSTGGRILDSFRSSLTPKCVQTLVCVQDWLREEKNPISVEEDWEYLEELEFDMENNGSTTSIV, encoded by the exons atgaataaaataatttttattgctTTCGTCTTGGATCCACGTAACAAATTTGAATATGTTAGCCTTGCACTTGAAGAACTTTCTGGGGAggaaaaagggaagaaaataaaTGTTGAGGTGTATGCTTATATGAATTCTTTGTTTGAAGAGTATCTAAAAAAGTATTCAACTGGATCTTGTCCTCAATCCCCATCTAGTTCTACTTCATCTAATAACACATCTAATACATCTAGTGGGAGTATTTTAACTGCATCATTAATAAGGACGAAGCTTCACTTGAAGAAACAAAAGGAAGACAATGGAAGTGGGGGTGCTAAATCGGAGTTGGATAAATACATTAATGAAGAACAAGAGCCTTTTAGTGAAGAATTTGATATTTTAAGTTGGTGGAAAACACATGCTCCTAGATTTCCTATTCTTTCGGAGTTGGCTCGTGATGTGTTGGCCATTCCAATTTCTAGTGTGGCGTCGAAATGTGCGTTTAGCACCGGTGGCCgtattcttgattcatttaggagttcattgactCCTAAATGTGTGCAAACTCTTGTTTGTGTTCAAGATTGGCTTAGAGAAGAGAAGAATCCTATCAGTGTTGAAGAAGACTGGGAGTATCTTGAGGAACTCGAGTTTG ATATGGAAAATAATGGAAGTActactagcattgtttga
- the LOC138900123 gene encoding zinc finger BED domain-containing protein RICESLEEPER 2-like, whose protein sequence is MAHILNLIVQDSLKEIDASVTRLRNIVRYVRSSPARTLKFKQCCAHVKVECTKTLCLDVPTWWNFTYFMLDTAQNFEKVFDKFHLFDDGFSAYLCSHLCEDGSSAGPLKSDDLVNVRNMIAFLARFHDLTKKVSGSRYVTCNSHFEDVSELYCHLKMCLISEDEHLRKMAEQMQEKFKKY, encoded by the coding sequence ATGGCTCATATACTAAATCTAATTGTGCAAGATAGTTTGAAAGAAATTGATGCTTCTGTCACACGTCTTAGAAATATTGTGAGGTATGTGAGATCTTCGCCTGCAAGGACCTTAAAGTTTAAACAATGTTGTGCACATGTAAAGGTAGAATGTACCAAAACATTATGTTTGGATGTTCCTACTTGGTGGAATTTCACCTATTTTATGTTGGATACGGCACAAAACTTTGAAAAGGTCTTTGACAAGTTTCATCTTTTTGATGATGGATTTTCTGCTTATCTATGTTCTCATCTTTGTGAAGATGGTAGTAGTGCAGGTCCTCTTAAATCTGATGATTTGGTGAATGTGAGGAATATGATAGCGTTTCTTGCAAGATTTCACGATCTCACCAAAAAAGTTTCAGGTTCACGTTATGTCACTTGTAATTCTCATTTTGAGGATGTATCTGAACTTTATTGTCATTTGAAAATGTGTTTAATTAGTGAGGATGAGCATTTGAGAAAAATGGCTGAGCAGATGCAAGAAAAATTCAAGAAGTATTAG